A region from the Vicia villosa cultivar HV-30 ecotype Madison, WI linkage group LG3, Vvil1.0, whole genome shotgun sequence genome encodes:
- the LOC131655611 gene encoding auxin-responsive protein SAUR32-like, with protein MGFSGNHHHNMSFHLHIPHLHFHQNHEKNKDIPKGCMAVMVGQGEEQQRFVIPVIYINHPLFMQLLKEAEEEYGFAQKGPITIPCHIEQFRTVQGMIDMEKSHHHHHHHAAWCFKV; from the coding sequence ATGGGGTTTAGTGGTAATCATCATCATAATATGAGTTTTCATTTGCATATTCCTCATCTTCACTTTCACCAAAACCATGAAAAGAATAAGGACATTCCAAAAGGGTGTATGGCAGTGATGGTGGGACAAGGAGAGGAGCAACAAAGGTTTGTGATTCCAGTTATTTACATCAACCATCCATTGTTTATGCAATTGTTGAAAGAAGCTGAAGAAGAATATGGATTTGCTCAGAAAGGACCCATCACCATTCCTTGCCATATAGAACAGTTTCGTACCGTTCAAGGAATGATTGATATGGAGAAatctcatcaccatcatcatcaccatgcTGCTTGGTGTTTCAAAGTTTGA